The Vidua chalybeata isolate OUT-0048 chromosome 6, bVidCha1 merged haplotype, whole genome shotgun sequence genome has a segment encoding these proteins:
- the C6H11orf16 gene encoding uncharacterized protein C11orf16 homolog isoform X2 — translation MARLEGSLPRDRRYCSVRPALDKFSCSTVISTVNPCCRSSFVVYPAWIAEHPAPQRCQWISHCLPSPGPAWKSLGESGGTYSNVPVLARGEQDGFYYRGTVKEEIESERGMFLVEFAKPLVSCGKHPVCVQKTAKDDILEYVNGMKHSLLPGDRVLAPWEPDRARYDPGTVLRGIETRDPLRASEDEEITVHFWNDKQVKLPCGVALWIPPSLWERIVEMIHMPFTSRVKPRPSQDSNSCILPCSPKAALIPVCSLCSLAKHCLHCSPCWPHFHHHCAGDICCSLAWVRCICCCHPCAGAWWPLPSRPLVFQDKAEEAESSSELSPGLLELKGTKRGEAAAVATSSASSDSERPPPTKSTVGDSAVNTGSSCLEKPRLKNSARSEGRYWKRSHHKSLSSNSGPGSCSSTCTKGQLKSKAISTGDMSSVAPAQQSAMFETIKQTPRGKLTLKQILRDQDFKPSLRKALQHQKNKDTK, via the exons ATGGCTCGTTTGGAAgggtccctgcccagggatCGCAGGTATTGCAGTGTGAGGCCAGCTTTGGACAAGTTTTCATGTTCCACTGTCATATCCACAGTtaatccctgctgcaggagctcttTTGTTGTGTACCCTGCCTGGATCGCTGAGCACCCCGCCCCTCAGAG aTGCCAGTGGATCAGCCactgcctcccctcccctggcccagcatGGAAGAGCCTCGGAGAATCAGGCGGCACATACAGCAATGTGCCTGTGCTGGCTAGAGGGGAACAAGATGGATTTTATTACCGTGGTACAGTAAAAGAGGAGATAGAG AGTGAAAGAGGCATGTTCCTGGTAGAGTTTGCCAAACCACTTGTGTCATGTGGAAAGCATCCAGTGTGTGTGCAAAAAACAGCAAAGGATGACATCCTGGAATATGTGAACGGGATGAAGCACTCCTTGCTCCCTGGAGACAGAGTGCTGGCACCATGGGAGCCAGATAGGGCCAGGTATGACCCAGGAACTGTCCTCAGAGGCATTGAGACAAGGGATCCCTTACGAG CCTcagaagatgaagaaattaCTGTCCACTTTTGGAATGACAAGCAAGTGAAACTCCCCTGTGGTGTGGCTCTGTGGATCCCTCCTAGCCTGTGGGAGAGGATTGTGGAGATGATCCACATGCCCTTCACCAGCAGGGTGAAGCCCAGACCAAGCCAGGACTCTAACTCTTGTATTCTTCCCTGCAGTCCTAAGGCAGCCCTGATTCCTGTTTGTTCTCTATGTAGCCTTGCCAAGCACTGCTTgcactgctctccctgctggccacatttCCACCACCACTGTGCTGGTGATATCTGCTGTTCATTAGCCTGGGTAAGGtgcatctgctgctgccacccctgtgctggtgcctggtgGCCTCTTCCCTCCAGGCCTCTGGTCTTTCAGGACAAAGCTGAAGAGGCAGAGTCCAGCAGTGAGCTCTCTCCAGGCCTTCTAGAACTGAAAGGCACAAAAcgaggagaagctgcagctgtggcaacATCATCTGCCTCTTCTGATTCAGAGAGGCCACCCCCCACTAAGAGTACTGTGGGGGACAGTGCTGTTAACACAGGCTCCAGCTGTCTTGAAAAGCCCAGGCTAAAGAATTCTGCAAGATCCGAGGGGAGATACTGGAAAAGAAGCCACCACAAGTCCCTTTCCAGTAATTCAG GACCTGGAAGTTGTAGCAGCACATGTACAAAGGGCCAGCTGAAATCCAAAGCCATCTCCACTGGGGACATGTCCAGTGTGGCCCCAGCTCAGCAGAGTGCAATGTTTGAAACCATCAAACAGACTCCCAGAGGGAAACTCACACTGAAACAAATCCTAAGAGACCAAGATTTCAAGCCATCATTGAGG
- the ASCL3 gene encoding achaete-scute homolog 3 — MQNLMDGKSYCNLICAEAQHIQLARPFCADPLVTFHVYPEAPNQVPLAEDLSFLPFMSEHLITETFYSEPCPFPYQMPHSSLHKSEYSYGSAFIRKRNERERQRVKCVNEGYAKLRHHLPKEYLEKRLSKVETLRAAIKYIRYLQSVLCTDSVVAGKGVMEPNQARKATNKQSQFLKTI; from the coding sequence ATGCAGAACCTGATGGATGGCAAAAGCTACTGTAACCTCATCTGTGCTGAGGCTCAGCACATCCAGCTGGCAAGGCCTTTCTGTGCAGACCCACTGGTCACGTTTCACGTGTACCCAGAAGCACCAAACCAGGTCCCTTTGGCTGAAGATTTGTCATTCCTTCCTTTCATGTCGGAGCATCTCATCACGGAGACCTTCTACAGCGAGCCCTGCCCCTTTCCCTACCAAATGCCCCATTCCAGTCTCCACAAAAGTGAGTACTCCTATGGGTCAGCTTTCATCAGAAAGAGGAATGAGAGGGAAAGGCAGCGTGTTAAGTGTGTCAATGAAGGCTACGCCAAGCTGAGGCACCACCTGCCCAAGGAGTACTTGGAGAAACGGCTCAGCAAAGTGGAGACCCTCCGTGCTGCTATAAAATACATCAGGTACCTACAGTCTGTGCTGTGCACTGACTCTGTGGTGGCAGGAAAAGGTGTCATGGAGCCAAACCAAGCACGTAAAGCTACTAACAAACAAAGTCAGTTTTTGAAGACAATCTGA
- the TMEM9B gene encoding transmembrane protein 9B, producing MAARGARLCSLLLLLAALAGLGAEAKNSEDVRCKCICPPYKDHSGHIYNKNVSQKDCDCLHVVEPMPVPGPDVEAYCLRCECKYEERSSVTIKVTIIIYLSILGLLLLYMVYLTLVEPILKRRLLGHSQLIQSDEDIGDHQPFANAHDVLARSRSRANVLNKVEYAQQRWKLQVQEQRKSVFDRHVVLS from the exons ATGGCGGCCCGCGGGGCGCGCCTCtgctcgctgctgctgctgctggccgcACTAGCGGGGCTGGGCGCTGAGGCCAAG AACTCTGAGGATGTTCGGTGTAAATGCATCTGCCCTCCTTACAAGGACCACTCAGGCCACATTTACAACAAAAATGTTTCACAGAAAGACTG TGATTGTCTCCATGTAGTGGAGCCTATGCCTGTCCCTGGACCTGATGTAGAAGCTTATTGTTTACGTTGTGAGTGCAAATATGAGGAGAGAAGCTCAGTCACAATTAAG GTGACAATCATCATATACCTGTCCATTTTGGGCCTACTTCTTCTGTACATGGTGTACCTTACCCTGGTGGAACCCATCCTGAAGAGGCGTCTCCTTGGACATTCACAGCTCATACAAAGTGATGAAGACATAGGG GACCACCAGCCCTTCGCCAACGCGCACGACGTGCTGGCCCGTTCACGGAGCCGCGCCAATGTGCTGAACAAGGTGGAGTATGCCCAGCAGCGCTGGAAGCTCCAGGTGCAGGAGCAGCGCAAGTCTGTCTTTGACCGGCACGTTGTGCTGAGCTAA